A part of Nesterenkonia lutea genomic DNA contains:
- a CDS encoding variant leucine-rich repeat-containing protein: protein MPSIYDELGAMAADPSTDWDTLHWIAEHHPELRPAVAGNPATYPELIEALGALGDPAINAALHRRAQREASAPPGAPAQEPAPSQPAPASEPAVPVSPSQPAAPASPSQPVSEAQRVPQARPIPRARPVARAHPAAADPIDDDERSRPARGGPRARRLALTVLLPLLALAAVAALVLNLLGDSGDPVGEPMQQGATAQPSPAESGAEADPEDDADSGADAGSEGEPGTESSEETSTPAQLRAAAAALPAESSCEAAAEDRDALTRFAEAVITEDGDWSDPSDAALVQETLTGLQTSCGNTYAARIYLDLQGTEQDVPAPLLAAVDSMGSAWIQASFSTQGQQLDAFASPDGNVLCELADTLRCTVLQHSFSAPEDCTSGATYALEVDRAAEPDCDDPVTPAGQPVLGHGQTASNAFYACSAFPSQMSCWNQLTGEGINLSASRNATY, encoded by the coding sequence ATGCCCTCGATCTACGACGAACTCGGTGCGATGGCGGCCGATCCCAGCACGGATTGGGACACGCTGCACTGGATCGCGGAGCACCATCCCGAGCTGCGCCCCGCCGTGGCGGGGAACCCTGCCACCTACCCGGAGCTGATCGAGGCCCTCGGCGCACTGGGCGACCCCGCGATTAACGCGGCGCTGCACCGGCGAGCGCAGCGCGAGGCCTCTGCCCCGCCTGGCGCCCCCGCCCAGGAACCAGCGCCGTCCCAGCCCGCTCCAGCCTCCGAGCCGGCCGTGCCGGTATCGCCGAGCCAGCCGGCCGCGCCGGCATCGCCGAGCCAGCCGGTCTCGGAGGCTCAGCGGGTTCCGCAGGCCCGGCCCATTCCACGTGCTCGTCCCGTCGCGCGCGCCCACCCGGCCGCCGCGGATCCGATCGACGACGACGAGCGCTCCCGCCCCGCCCGAGGAGGCCCCCGCGCGCGGAGGCTGGCGCTCACCGTGCTGCTCCCGCTCCTGGCACTGGCAGCCGTGGCGGCACTGGTGCTGAACCTGCTCGGCGACTCCGGGGATCCGGTGGGTGAACCGATGCAGCAGGGGGCGACGGCGCAGCCGTCCCCGGCCGAATCCGGCGCTGAAGCTGATCCTGAAGACGACGCTGACTCGGGAGCTGACGCTGGATCGGAGGGCGAGCCCGGCACCGAGTCCAGTGAGGAGACATCCACCCCGGCTCAGCTGCGTGCCGCGGCGGCCGCCCTGCCCGCTGAGAGCAGCTGCGAGGCCGCTGCCGAGGACCGTGACGCCCTGACCCGGTTCGCCGAGGCCGTCATCACCGAGGACGGTGACTGGTCAGACCCGTCCGACGCAGCCCTCGTCCAGGAGACCCTGACCGGGCTGCAGACGAGCTGCGGCAACACCTACGCCGCGCGCATCTACCTCGACCTGCAGGGCACCGAGCAGGATGTGCCGGCCCCGCTGCTGGCGGCCGTGGACAGCATGGGTTCGGCGTGGATCCAGGCATCCTTCTCGACCCAGGGCCAGCAGCTGGATGCCTTCGCCTCCCCCGACGGCAATGTTCTCTGCGAGCTCGCAGATACCCTGCGCTGCACGGTGCTCCAGCACAGCTTCTCCGCGCCGGAGGACTGCACGAGCGGCGCGACCTACGCACTCGAGGTCGATCGTGCGGCGGAGCCGGACTGTGACGACCCGGTGACTCCCGCGGGCCAGCCGGTGCTCGGCCATGGGCAGACCGCCTCGAATGCGTTCTACGCATGCTCCGCGTTCCCTTCGCAGATGTCCTGCTGGAACCAGCTCACCGGTGAGGGGATCAACCTCTCGGCCTCCCGCAACGCCACATACTGA
- a CDS encoding DUF1801 domain-containing protein yields the protein MEPVTDDVDEYLRSVARTEEMTALDALISTELPGLSRVLWRGAMWGDTEQTIIGYGRMRQPRPRGADVDWFLIGLAEQSKHLSVYLNAAEEGGYLLKHRADRLGKVKVGAAALTFTKLENLDQTEFRSMIARAGELHPDVE from the coding sequence ATGGAACCGGTCACCGATGACGTGGACGAATACCTCCGCAGTGTGGCCCGCACGGAGGAGATGACGGCCCTGGACGCGCTGATCAGCACAGAGCTGCCCGGGCTGAGCCGAGTGCTCTGGCGCGGCGCCATGTGGGGCGACACCGAGCAGACGATCATCGGCTACGGCAGGATGCGCCAGCCGCGCCCCAGGGGCGCCGACGTCGACTGGTTCCTGATCGGTCTGGCTGAGCAGTCCAAGCACCTCTCGGTCTACCTCAACGCAGCGGAGGAAGGCGGCTACCTGCTCAAGCACCGCGCGGACAGGCTCGGCAAGGTGAAGGTCGGTGCCGCAGCATTGACGTTCACCAAGCTCGAGAACCTCGACCAGACCGAGTTCCGCAGCATGATCGCTCGCGCGGGTGAGCTGCACCCAGACGTGGAGTGA
- a CDS encoding glycosyltransferase yields the protein MLTLAIGLAVAGACCFAGTVLLQHRAVHQATPGGEGRALGLPAVRKILSTPGWYLGIGLAGLGAGLHVLALTMAPLAVIQPIGVLTLVLTVLFAGTALTRAVLTALVLSVTGVTGFVALSAMTTDADLPAPDLLSAQWAVLGAAGLVAAARYTRGRAQCLFLALATAVLFGFTSALIRAAAVAPLPGGMVALVLAEAAVAVLVGVWLLHQAYASGPAAVVAGATTIVDPLSAVLIGVFAYGEMTPGQLAGMAVPGAVAVAGLVLLSRAVPTAKDPTPPAREKRREGPLRIAVTADTYAPDVNGAANFAFRLASGLVGRGHDVHVICPSTNDKTFTEMVGGVTVHRIGSMRTPFHPTFRFCPPWRTAHAVPALLSEIDPDVVHTQAHFLVGRSAVRAATATGIPVVATNHFMPENLLGYAPLPRFIHRLFTRLAWRDLVRIFGRATVCTTPTPRAAELLERNGLNRPVMAISCGIDRAHYAGPPELTGVPTILFVGRLDAEKNVHELLEAAAMLPPDARVEVVGEGSQRHRLEVLAADLGIAERVMFHGFVPDEELVRAYRRCAVFCMPGTAELQSLVTMEAMAAGKPVVAADAMALPHLVRSGQNGWLYTPGDVTELAGRLAAVLADEQTRTAMGRQSLELISVHDLGSTLDQFEGIYHDVVVLQR from the coding sequence ATGCTGACGCTGGCCATCGGCCTCGCTGTCGCCGGCGCGTGCTGTTTCGCGGGCACCGTCCTTCTGCAGCACCGCGCCGTCCACCAGGCGACACCCGGTGGGGAGGGTCGGGCACTGGGGCTGCCCGCCGTGCGGAAGATCCTGAGCACCCCCGGCTGGTACCTCGGGATCGGTCTCGCCGGGCTGGGCGCCGGTCTGCACGTCCTCGCCCTGACCATGGCACCACTTGCCGTGATACAGCCGATCGGTGTGCTCACCCTCGTGCTCACTGTGCTGTTCGCGGGGACCGCGCTCACCCGGGCCGTGCTCACCGCGCTGGTGCTGAGCGTGACCGGCGTGACGGGCTTCGTCGCCCTGTCCGCCATGACCACGGACGCCGACCTGCCCGCGCCCGATCTCCTCTCGGCACAGTGGGCCGTGCTCGGCGCGGCAGGGCTGGTCGCAGCGGCCCGGTACACCCGGGGCAGGGCCCAGTGCCTGTTCCTCGCGCTCGCGACAGCGGTGCTGTTCGGATTCACCTCGGCGCTCATCCGAGCGGCAGCCGTGGCACCGCTGCCCGGCGGCATGGTCGCCCTCGTGCTCGCCGAGGCAGCGGTGGCTGTCCTCGTCGGGGTGTGGCTGCTGCACCAGGCCTATGCCAGCGGACCCGCGGCGGTCGTGGCAGGCGCGACCACCATCGTCGACCCGCTCAGCGCGGTCCTCATCGGCGTCTTCGCCTATGGCGAGATGACCCCCGGTCAGCTCGCCGGCATGGCTGTTCCCGGGGCAGTCGCCGTCGCCGGGCTCGTGCTCCTCTCCCGCGCGGTGCCCACGGCCAAAGATCCCACACCGCCCGCCCGCGAGAAGCGGCGCGAGGGTCCGCTGCGCATCGCGGTCACCGCGGACACCTATGCGCCGGACGTGAACGGAGCGGCGAACTTCGCGTTCCGGCTGGCGTCCGGGCTGGTCGGTCGCGGGCACGACGTGCACGTCATCTGCCCGTCGACCAACGACAAGACCTTCACTGAGATGGTCGGCGGAGTGACGGTCCACCGGATCGGTTCGATGCGGACGCCGTTCCACCCGACGTTCCGGTTCTGCCCGCCGTGGCGCACGGCACACGCCGTTCCGGCATTGCTCTCCGAGATCGATCCTGACGTCGTGCACACCCAGGCCCACTTCCTCGTCGGCCGCAGCGCGGTCCGTGCCGCGACGGCGACAGGGATCCCCGTGGTCGCCACGAACCACTTCATGCCGGAGAACCTGCTGGGCTACGCCCCGCTGCCCCGCTTCATCCACCGCCTCTTCACTCGGCTGGCTTGGCGCGACCTGGTCCGGATCTTCGGCCGCGCGACGGTCTGCACCACCCCGACTCCCCGTGCGGCCGAACTGCTCGAGCGCAACGGACTGAACCGTCCCGTGATGGCGATCTCCTGTGGGATCGACCGCGCGCACTACGCGGGTCCGCCGGAGCTCACCGGCGTGCCGACCATCCTGTTCGTGGGCAGGCTGGACGCGGAGAAGAACGTCCACGAGCTGCTCGAGGCCGCTGCCATGCTGCCACCGGATGCGCGCGTCGAGGTCGTCGGCGAGGGATCTCAGCGGCACCGGCTGGAGGTGCTGGCCGCAGACCTCGGCATCGCCGAGCGGGTGATGTTCCACGGGTTCGTTCCGGACGAGGAACTGGTGCGGGCCTACCGGCGCTGCGCCGTGTTCTGCATGCCAGGGACCGCCGAGCTGCAGAGCCTCGTGACCATGGAGGCCATGGCCGCGGGCAAGCCCGTTGTGGCTGCGGACGCCATGGCGCTCCCCCACCTGGTGCGTTCCGGGCAGAACGGCTGGCTCTATACGCCCGGCGACGTGACCGAGCTGGCCGGGCGCCTCGCCGCTGTCCTCGCCGACGAGCAGACCAGGACGGCGATGGGCAGGCAGAGCCTGGAGCTGATCTCGGTCCACGACCTCGGGTCCACGCTGGACCAGTTCGAAGGGATCTACCACGACGTCGTCGTGCTCCAGCGGTGA
- a CDS encoding ABC transporter ATP-binding protein, whose protein sequence is MSEHPDSPVIDRQSGSAWSASADDAAAMLVGAVKRYGSGQSAVVALDEVTIAFPAGKFTAVMGPSGSGKSTMMHCAAGLDQLTSGRAFVGSTDLSTLDDRELTRLRRERIGFVFQAFNLVATLTVEENICLPLTLSGRQPSEGVLDQVVSMLRLGDRMHHRPSELSGGQQQRVAVARALVARPQVVFADEPTGNLDTRSGQEILGFLRSAVDEHHQSIVMVTHDPNAAAWADQVVFVADGRVHDVMDRPSADSVLDVVKDLGR, encoded by the coding sequence GTGTCTGAACATCCAGATTCCCCAGTCATCGATCGGCAGTCCGGAAGCGCATGGTCAGCCAGCGCTGACGACGCCGCGGCCATGCTCGTCGGCGCCGTCAAGCGATATGGCTCCGGCCAGTCGGCCGTGGTCGCGCTCGACGAGGTCACCATCGCGTTCCCGGCGGGGAAGTTCACGGCTGTGATGGGGCCCTCGGGTTCGGGAAAGTCGACGATGATGCACTGCGCCGCGGGGCTGGATCAGCTGACCTCGGGCCGCGCATTCGTCGGCAGCACGGATCTCTCGACCCTCGACGACCGCGAGCTGACACGGCTGCGTCGAGAACGGATCGGGTTCGTGTTCCAGGCGTTCAATCTCGTGGCCACCCTCACGGTCGAGGAGAACATCTGCCTGCCCCTGACGTTGTCGGGCCGCCAGCCGAGCGAGGGGGTGCTCGACCAGGTCGTGTCGATGCTGCGCCTCGGTGATCGCATGCACCACCGACCGTCGGAGCTCTCGGGCGGCCAGCAGCAGCGCGTCGCCGTCGCCCGGGCCCTGGTCGCCCGGCCCCAGGTGGTGTTCGCCGACGAGCCCACCGGCAACCTCGACACTCGGTCCGGACAGGAGATCCTCGGATTCCTCCGCTCAGCGGTCGACGAGCATCACCAGTCGATCGTCATGGTCACCCACGATCCCAACGCCGCTGCCTGGGCGGACCAGGTCGTGTTCGTCGCCGACGGCAGAGTGCACGACGTGATGGATCGCCCCTCGGCCGATTCGGTGCTCGACGTGGTAAAGGATCTGGGGCGATGA
- a CDS encoding FtsX-like permease family protein, whose amino-acid sequence MLTGTAITLSVAFLLATLVLSDSMRGRAASDIAEAMAGTDAVVQGASLGEPGGGPGDPVRSVQRSLDPDITERVDAVDGVEGAASQWVGFAKLVVDGSPVGTGTASDVGRNWVDDSALNPFQLASGRPPSEVGEIVVDRSLANDAGLAPGDAVEVLTATGMHDATITGTATFAQAEAAPLQRTVLLPDSAVSSWLDAAAPTEVLVDIAEDAVRAEALGRLSAVSDADVVDGPDYIQAMQDDATSPLQFLNVFLLAFAVVATLIGMTIIFNTFALTVARRPRESGLLRAIGAERRQVLGQVVIEAAFIGTIATLVGLVCGVAGVGALRWVVGLTGVSLLTGPPIVSPTSIAIAATVGIGATILSAWIPARRAAATPPIEALRESAAEPRVVGRARTVIGLVLAAAAIAGAAVAVVSSSPMWLALAVAIIPALVLCGPAIVTAAARWSAPAARRVAGVSGSIAAGNLAASPRRSASTALALMLGTAMVTLFAIFQSSLTSGVGTDVREGLQADLVVTSATPDFSTIDPTLADRMAERSEVDAVTALSKAEGVVEGKAEAVGGIDPTALPTMFDLNPVAGDLADLSAGGVAVVGDDPTVLGGTLEIEFERSTLEAPIVAVVERSTGGFEAPLYFVDAATLDDAVGRQLDAMVFVDLADGAAADAQEDLRALVRDSPGSFLETREEHLANSGSDIAAFGNFIDGMLILASFIALLGVANTTALAINERSSEIGLLRAVGASRRELRRIVRLEVTLLSFVAASIGIAVAAGFGWVMIDVAGGTEIPSVAIPWPRLALTLVVAVAAGVVAAAWPAFQVSRKPVLELVSGGR is encoded by the coding sequence GTGCTCACAGGCACGGCGATCACGCTGTCGGTGGCGTTTCTCCTTGCGACGCTGGTGCTGTCCGACTCGATGCGTGGCCGAGCGGCCAGTGACATCGCCGAGGCGATGGCCGGGACCGACGCCGTGGTGCAGGGCGCTTCCCTCGGCGAGCCTGGCGGAGGACCGGGAGATCCGGTCAGGTCGGTTCAGCGATCGCTGGATCCTGACATCACCGAGCGCGTGGATGCCGTCGACGGCGTCGAGGGGGCCGCATCGCAATGGGTCGGCTTCGCAAAGCTGGTCGTCGACGGATCGCCTGTCGGAACCGGCACGGCGAGCGATGTCGGTCGCAACTGGGTCGACGACTCGGCGCTCAATCCTTTCCAGCTCGCCAGCGGGCGACCACCAAGTGAGGTCGGTGAGATCGTGGTCGACCGATCGCTCGCCAATGACGCAGGCCTGGCTCCTGGCGATGCCGTAGAGGTCCTGACCGCGACAGGCATGCACGACGCGACCATCACCGGCACCGCGACGTTCGCGCAGGCGGAGGCGGCGCCGCTGCAGCGAACGGTTCTGCTGCCCGACTCAGCGGTGTCCTCCTGGCTCGATGCGGCGGCACCGACCGAGGTGCTCGTCGACATCGCGGAGGATGCCGTCCGCGCCGAGGCACTCGGCCGACTGTCGGCGGTCTCAGATGCCGATGTCGTCGACGGACCCGACTACATCCAGGCGATGCAGGACGACGCGACGTCACCACTGCAGTTCCTGAACGTGTTCCTCCTGGCCTTCGCCGTGGTCGCGACTCTGATCGGCATGACGATCATCTTCAATACGTTCGCACTCACCGTCGCCCGCCGCCCGCGGGAATCGGGACTCCTGCGTGCGATCGGGGCGGAACGACGCCAGGTCCTCGGCCAAGTGGTGATCGAGGCGGCGTTCATCGGGACGATCGCCACGCTCGTCGGGCTCGTCTGCGGAGTCGCGGGAGTGGGCGCGCTGCGCTGGGTCGTCGGACTCACCGGGGTCAGCCTGCTCACCGGGCCGCCGATCGTGAGCCCGACCTCGATCGCGATCGCCGCGACCGTCGGTATCGGCGCAACGATCCTCTCGGCATGGATCCCGGCTCGCCGCGCGGCGGCAACGCCGCCGATCGAGGCGCTGCGCGAGAGCGCGGCGGAGCCCCGAGTGGTGGGCCGAGCGCGGACTGTGATCGGACTCGTGCTCGCCGCGGCGGCCATCGCCGGAGCAGCTGTGGCTGTGGTGAGCTCGAGCCCGATGTGGCTCGCGCTTGCTGTTGCCATCATACCGGCACTCGTGCTGTGCGGCCCGGCGATCGTGACCGCCGCAGCGCGTTGGAGCGCTCCAGCGGCCCGCCGCGTCGCCGGTGTGTCCGGCTCGATCGCAGCGGGCAACTTGGCTGCGAGCCCCCGTCGATCGGCGTCGACAGCACTCGCACTCATGCTCGGAACCGCGATGGTGACGCTGTTCGCGATCTTCCAGAGCTCTCTGACGAGCGGAGTCGGGACGGATGTCCGTGAGGGACTGCAGGCGGACCTGGTGGTCACGTCAGCGACCCCCGACTTCTCGACGATCGACCCCACCCTGGCTGACCGGATGGCGGAGCGGTCCGAGGTGGACGCGGTCACGGCGCTGTCGAAGGCCGAAGGCGTCGTGGAGGGCAAGGCCGAGGCTGTCGGGGGCATCGACCCGACGGCGCTGCCCACCATGTTCGATCTCAACCCGGTCGCCGGCGACCTCGCCGACCTGAGCGCGGGAGGCGTGGCCGTGGTCGGCGACGATCCGACGGTGCTCGGCGGCACCCTCGAGATCGAGTTCGAACGATCGACGCTCGAAGCGCCGATCGTCGCCGTGGTCGAAAGGAGCACCGGCGGTTTCGAAGCACCTCTGTACTTCGTCGACGCCGCGACGCTCGACGACGCGGTCGGTCGCCAGCTCGATGCGATGGTGTTTGTCGACCTCGCCGACGGAGCAGCTGCGGATGCGCAGGAGGACCTGCGGGCGCTGGTCCGAGACTCGCCCGGGTCGTTTCTCGAGACACGAGAAGAACACCTCGCCAACAGCGGGAGCGACATTGCGGCGTTCGGCAACTTCATCGACGGAATGCTCATCCTGGCGAGCTTCATCGCGCTCCTCGGAGTCGCCAACACCACGGCGCTCGCGATCAACGAACGCTCGTCAGAGATCGGGCTGCTGCGAGCGGTCGGCGCGTCTCGCCGCGAGCTGCGTCGCATCGTGCGGCTCGAGGTGACACTGCTGTCGTTCGTGGCAGCATCGATCGGCATCGCCGTCGCAGCCGGCTTCGGCTGGGTGATGATCGATGTCGCCGGTGGTACGGAGATTCCATCCGTCGCCATCCCCTGGCCCCGTCTCGCACTGACGCTTGTCGTGGCGGTCGCGGCCGGCGTCGTCGCCGCAGCATGGCCCGCGTTCCAGGTCTCCCGGAAGCCCGTGCTCGAGCTGGTGAGCGGCGGCCGCTGA
- a CDS encoding sensor histidine kinase, with amino-acid sequence MTHPVHRPSRGDLVAIVAALAVSIGMLLTDPEVVAGRPLPGIVIAVVAAGLLVFAGRFGRATVVMIGVLDVVTLALTSSPVALRPLLAVALFLLVCRSDDRSRVWFGSIVAIVVAGFGAQVDSEPFWFEWVADSAVLLFPIAAADARRSNLRRRADAVERQVAERLQAERLRIAYDLHDVVAHSLSAITVQSGIAAHVFERDPTAAHSALVEINDTGRRSLDELRSLLGILRSDESVPLRPVSADTPISDVVAAAGHPQGVEVVEDGHYPANVAESTVVTVHRIVRECLVNVARHAGDVPAIVRLRHAEDGVHVTVSNDAPASARAAAPSTGIGLVAIRERAELLGGTVHAGPSDDGGFTVRAFVPYQLPSGGQA; translated from the coding sequence ATGACGCACCCCGTTCACCGGCCCTCTCGCGGCGATCTCGTTGCGATCGTCGCCGCGTTGGCCGTGTCGATCGGCATGTTGCTCACCGATCCGGAGGTCGTGGCCGGGCGGCCGCTGCCAGGCATCGTGATCGCTGTCGTCGCCGCAGGGCTGCTCGTCTTCGCCGGTCGGTTCGGCAGGGCCACCGTCGTGATGATCGGTGTGCTCGATGTCGTCACCCTCGCATTGACCTCCAGTCCGGTCGCGCTGCGCCCGCTGCTCGCCGTGGCGCTGTTCCTTCTCGTGTGCCGGAGCGACGACCGCTCAAGGGTCTGGTTCGGATCGATCGTCGCGATCGTCGTCGCCGGCTTCGGAGCGCAGGTGGACAGCGAGCCGTTCTGGTTCGAATGGGTCGCCGACTCGGCCGTTCTCCTGTTTCCGATCGCCGCCGCCGACGCCCGTCGCTCCAATCTTCGGCGTCGCGCCGACGCCGTGGAACGCCAGGTCGCCGAACGGCTCCAGGCGGAACGTCTCCGCATCGCGTACGACCTGCACGACGTCGTCGCCCATTCACTGTCGGCGATCACGGTCCAGTCCGGGATCGCCGCCCATGTGTTCGAGCGCGATCCGACCGCTGCTCACTCTGCGCTAGTCGAGATCAACGACACAGGCAGACGATCACTCGACGAGCTGCGCTCCCTCCTCGGGATCCTCCGGTCCGACGAGTCGGTCCCGCTTCGGCCGGTATCGGCGGACACTCCCATCAGCGATGTCGTCGCCGCCGCCGGGCACCCGCAGGGGGTCGAGGTCGTCGAGGACGGACACTATCCGGCGAACGTGGCGGAGAGCACCGTGGTGACGGTGCACCGCATCGTCCGCGAGTGCCTTGTCAACGTCGCCCGCCACGCCGGCGACGTCCCCGCGATCGTCCGGCTCCGGCACGCGGAGGACGGCGTGCACGTCACCGTGTCGAATGACGCCCCGGCATCCGCCCGCGCTGCGGCGCCGAGCACCGGCATCGGTCTGGTCGCGATCCGCGAACGAGCGGAGCTCCTCGGGGGCACCGTCCACGCCGGACCCAGCGACGACGGTGGGTTCACGGTGCGCGCCTTCGTGCCCTATCAGCTGCCCAGCGGGGGGCAGGCATGA
- a CDS encoding response regulator transcription factor — protein sequence MISRLDAPAGATRDIRVLLVDDQELVRRGFAALLANEPGIEVVGEAGDGAQAIVETRRSRPDVVLMDIRMPRMDGLDATRAICGDERLSATKVLVLTTFALDEYVYEALRAGASGFLLKDTPPRLLLEAIAAAAGGDVLISPAMTKRLVADLVRRPVSRPGDTGPLDVLSDREREVLAEVARGKTNSEIGESLYMSPLTAKTHVSRILGKLNARDRAQLVIVGYETGLVSPGE from the coding sequence ATGATCAGTCGACTCGACGCGCCTGCCGGGGCGACGCGCGACATACGTGTATTGCTCGTTGACGACCAGGAGCTGGTGCGTCGCGGGTTCGCAGCGCTGCTCGCCAACGAACCCGGGATCGAGGTCGTCGGTGAAGCCGGCGACGGCGCACAGGCCATCGTCGAGACCCGACGTTCACGTCCCGACGTCGTGCTGATGGACATCCGCATGCCTCGTATGGACGGGCTCGACGCGACCCGCGCGATCTGCGGCGACGAACGGCTCAGCGCCACCAAGGTGCTCGTTCTCACCACCTTCGCGCTCGATGAGTACGTCTACGAGGCGCTCAGAGCCGGGGCCTCCGGTTTCCTGCTCAAGGACACTCCGCCGCGACTCCTGCTCGAGGCGATCGCCGCCGCCGCCGGGGGCGATGTCCTCATCTCACCGGCGATGACGAAGCGGTTGGTCGCCGACCTCGTTCGTCGACCGGTCAGCCGACCTGGAGACACGGGGCCCCTCGATGTCCTGAGCGACCGGGAGCGCGAAGTGCTCGCTGAGGTCGCACGTGGCAAGACGAACTCTGAGATCGGCGAGTCGCTCTACATGTCGCCCCTCACGGCGAAGACCCATGTCAGTCGCATCCTCGGCAAGCTGAATGCGCGCGACCGCGCTCAGCTCGTGATCGTCGGATATGAGACGGGACTCGTCAGCCCCGGCGAGTGA